Proteins from a genomic interval of Microbacterium phyllosphaerae:
- a CDS encoding 2'-5' RNA ligase family protein — translation MRRPFMSSPAQLASLEGQQYLVLRPTRAVSDVYRAEQRSALGRMDAPHPHTEHVTLRAFHEPERREELLTLIREWAVAQRPVEVIAEAVDVFPTPWQTVILRLTRTSSLVSAYANLSTALETTDFRRLDERSTAEWTFHLSVIYAKTLSVAAWTELSHKSRRSLSKRPAETISEAEFVWYEDGVEHAEVIPFGLRSFR, via the coding sequence ATGCGCCGCCCGTTCATGTCCTCGCCCGCCCAGCTCGCATCGCTGGAAGGGCAGCAGTACCTCGTGCTGCGCCCGACCAGAGCCGTCTCCGACGTCTACCGAGCGGAACAGAGATCTGCGCTCGGGCGGATGGATGCTCCGCACCCGCACACCGAGCACGTCACGCTGCGCGCCTTCCACGAACCCGAGCGACGTGAAGAGCTCCTCACGCTGATCCGTGAGTGGGCGGTGGCGCAGCGCCCCGTCGAGGTCATCGCGGAAGCCGTCGACGTGTTCCCGACCCCCTGGCAGACCGTGATTCTGCGGCTCACGCGCACGTCATCCCTCGTGTCCGCGTATGCGAACCTCAGCACGGCACTCGAGACCACCGACTTCCGTCGCCTCGACGAGCGCAGCACCGCCGAATGGACGTTCCACCTCTCGGTGATCTACGCGAAGACCCTGTCGGTCGCAGCCTGGACCGAGCTGTCGCACAAGTCGCGCCGATCGCTCAGCAAGCGCCCCGCAGAGACCATCTCCGAGGCGGAGTTCGTCTGGTACGAAGACGGCGTCGAGCACGCCGAGGTCATCCCCTTCGGACTGCGCTCGTTCCGCTGA
- the resB gene encoding cytochrome c biogenesis protein ResB, with translation MSSTTDRSSDPLRPSDHVDGEESITQPRLGFVGWLRWGWRQLTSMRTALILLLVLAIAAIPGSIFPQRMADPNGVTQWERDNPDLFPVLDGLKMFDVYLSPWFSAIYLLLFASLVGCVIPRIRHHAKALQARPPRTPARLKRLADFRALERTSTDAPADAAASIDIAQKQLKALGYRVERYDDKRSSSVSAERGYWRETGNLLFHLALVGVLITVGVGGGFAYTGQRVLVEGETFANTLLDYDSMNRGRFVGDGALAPYSMRLDSFDVTYQPFGEAGSGQAGNFSANVTVQENGEERTGAVKVNEPLAVADDNVFLLGNGYAPTITVRDPDGEVVFTNSTPFLPQDNNMTSLGVIKIPDGLSEQVGLVGFFYPTTAVLDTGAFFSGFPELTNPTLTLDVYTGDLGINEGIPRSVYVLDTTGMTKVTGRTTDLESIELTPGQTADLPNGMGTVTFDDESPAGATDASQSVKRFASLQIHRDASGPWVLGFALLALGGLMLALFIPRRRVWVKATAADGVVSFEYAGLARGEDPTLASAVDDLVAGHARLLDAAGVTEAIPEDEDADESAAADVAAPAAPRAAETEPDGTPDTDSEGDPDRPASDIPKVD, from the coding sequence GTGAGCAGCACTACCGACAGGTCCAGCGATCCGCTCCGACCGTCAGACCACGTCGACGGCGAAGAGTCGATCACCCAGCCGCGCCTCGGCTTCGTGGGCTGGCTGCGCTGGGGATGGCGTCAGCTGACCTCGATGCGCACCGCGCTGATCCTGCTCCTCGTGCTCGCGATCGCGGCGATCCCCGGCTCGATCTTCCCGCAGCGGATGGCCGACCCCAACGGCGTCACGCAGTGGGAGCGCGACAACCCCGATCTCTTCCCCGTGCTCGACGGGCTGAAGATGTTCGACGTCTACCTGTCGCCGTGGTTCTCGGCGATCTACCTGCTGCTGTTCGCCTCGCTGGTCGGCTGCGTCATCCCGCGCATCCGCCACCATGCCAAGGCCCTGCAGGCCCGACCGCCTCGCACCCCTGCGCGGCTGAAGCGGCTCGCCGACTTCCGCGCGCTCGAGCGCACCTCGACGGATGCTCCCGCTGACGCGGCCGCGTCGATCGACATCGCCCAGAAGCAGCTCAAGGCGCTCGGATACCGGGTCGAGCGCTACGACGACAAGCGGTCGTCCTCGGTCTCGGCAGAGCGCGGCTACTGGCGCGAGACCGGCAACCTGCTCTTCCACCTGGCTCTGGTCGGCGTGCTGATCACGGTCGGCGTGGGCGGCGGATTCGCCTACACGGGTCAGCGCGTGCTGGTCGAGGGTGAGACCTTCGCCAACACCCTGCTCGACTACGACTCGATGAATCGCGGACGTTTCGTCGGCGACGGTGCCCTCGCTCCGTACTCGATGCGTCTTGACAGCTTCGACGTCACGTACCAGCCGTTCGGCGAAGCCGGATCGGGGCAGGCGGGCAACTTCTCGGCCAACGTCACCGTCCAGGAGAACGGCGAGGAGCGCACCGGGGCGGTCAAGGTGAACGAGCCGCTGGCGGTCGCCGACGACAACGTGTTCCTGCTCGGCAACGGCTACGCGCCGACCATCACCGTGCGCGACCCCGACGGCGAGGTGGTGTTCACCAACAGCACCCCGTTCCTGCCGCAGGACAACAACATGACCTCGCTCGGCGTCATCAAGATCCCCGACGGCCTCAGCGAGCAGGTCGGCCTCGTCGGCTTCTTCTACCCGACCACCGCAGTGCTCGACACGGGCGCCTTCTTCTCGGGCTTCCCCGAACTGACCAACCCGACGCTCACGCTCGACGTCTACACGGGAGACCTCGGCATCAACGAGGGCATCCCGCGGTCGGTCTACGTGCTCGACACGACCGGCATGACCAAGGTCACCGGACGCACGACCGATCTCGAGTCGATCGAGCTGACACCCGGCCAGACCGCCGACCTGCCGAACGGCATGGGCACCGTCACCTTCGACGATGAGTCGCCGGCCGGGGCCACCGACGCCTCGCAGTCGGTCAAGCGCTTCGCGTCGCTGCAGATCCACCGCGACGCCTCCGGGCCGTGGGTGCTCGGCTTCGCGCTGCTCGCCCTCGGCGGCCTGATGCTCGCTCTCTTCATCCCTCGTCGCCGCGTCTGGGTCAAGGCGACCGCCGCAGACGGAGTCGTCTCGTTCGAGTACGCCGGTCTCGCCCGCGGCGAGGATCCGACGCTCGCATCGGCCGTCGACGATCTGGTGGCGGGTCACGCCCGGCTGCTGGACGCCGCCGGGGTCACCGAGGCGATACCCGAGGACGAGGATGCCGACGAGTCCGCGGCCGCTGACGTCGCCGCGCCCGCCGCGCCTCGTGCCGCTGAGACCGAGCCCGACGGCACCCCTGACACCGACTCCGAGGGCGATCCCGACCGCCCCGCATCCGACATCCCGAAAGTAGACTGA
- a CDS encoding TetR/AcrR family transcriptional regulator: MTTPATRSRENTRARLLDAAAQVFAEVGLDGASVEAVCDRAGFTRGAFYSNFESKDELFLMLAGSVAEQRVSAVRARVEEIAADGGLSEGCDPVELVQQIMDAGGDDRLGVMLMSEIRIRALRDAQFGAAYLVQEREMVSSIATIITDIVSVSSLELKVPAEEAARMLMIIWEGMTVRGAMAGQDSDQLRHSGSEELGRLVQLLLAE, encoded by the coding sequence ATGACGACGCCCGCCACCCGCAGTCGCGAGAACACGCGAGCCAGGCTTCTGGATGCCGCAGCCCAGGTCTTCGCCGAGGTCGGCCTCGACGGAGCATCCGTGGAAGCGGTCTGCGACCGCGCCGGGTTCACACGCGGCGCGTTCTATTCGAACTTCGAGTCGAAGGACGAGCTGTTCCTGATGCTCGCCGGGAGCGTCGCAGAGCAGCGCGTCAGTGCCGTGCGCGCCCGTGTCGAGGAGATCGCCGCGGACGGCGGTCTCTCCGAAGGATGCGACCCGGTCGAGCTGGTGCAGCAGATCATGGATGCCGGCGGCGACGACCGCCTCGGCGTGATGCTCATGAGCGAGATCCGCATCCGCGCTCTGCGGGACGCGCAGTTCGGCGCCGCCTACCTCGTGCAGGAGCGCGAGATGGTCTCGAGCATCGCGACGATCATCACCGACATCGTCTCGGTGAGCTCGCTCGAGCTGAAGGTTCCGGCCGAAGAGGCCGCGCGCATGCTCATGATCATCTGGGAGGGCATGACCGTTCGCGGCGCGATGGCCGGGCAGGACTCCGATCAGCTGCGCCACTCCGGCAGCGAGGAGCTGGGCAGGCTCGTGCAGCTGCTGCTCGCCGAGTGA
- a CDS encoding TlpA family protein disulfide reductase, which translates to MPRVSTVLPVRSGRSSRIRHSRRAVGAALAAVLAIGLSACAPDPVNDSFLSGDNPGYVAADGAIVEIPVADRGEPVGEFGGVTEDGEDFSSAELEGKVTVVNFWYAGCAPCRVEAKDLESVWQDQGGDDVAFLGINTRDQADTAKAFSAEFGVTYPSLIDVDTAEAKLAFAASVPIQATPTTLVLDKQGRVAARIIGPIDGTSILSTLVKDALAEDS; encoded by the coding sequence GTGCCACGCGTCTCGACGGTTCTTCCGGTCCGCAGCGGCCGCTCCTCCCGCATCCGGCATTCTCGCCGCGCGGTCGGTGCCGCGCTCGCCGCGGTGCTCGCCATCGGTCTGAGCGCCTGCGCTCCCGATCCTGTGAACGACTCGTTCCTCAGCGGAGACAACCCTGGCTACGTGGCGGCAGACGGAGCGATCGTCGAGATCCCTGTCGCCGATCGTGGCGAGCCCGTCGGAGAGTTCGGCGGTGTCACCGAGGACGGCGAGGACTTCAGCAGCGCCGAGCTCGAGGGCAAGGTCACGGTCGTCAACTTCTGGTACGCCGGATGCGCGCCGTGCCGCGTCGAGGCGAAGGATCTCGAGAGCGTATGGCAGGACCAGGGCGGCGACGACGTCGCCTTCCTCGGCATCAACACCCGCGATCAGGCCGACACCGCCAAGGCCTTCTCCGCTGAGTTCGGCGTGACCTACCCCAGCCTGATCGACGTCGACACCGCCGAGGCGAAGCTCGCGTTCGCGGCATCGGTTCCGATCCAGGCGACGCCGACCACGCTCGTGCTCGACAAGCAGGGCCGGGTCGCGGCCCGCATCATCGGCCCCATCGACGGCACCTCGATCCTCTCGACGCTCGTCAAGGACGCGCTCGCGGAGGACTCGTGA
- the ccsB gene encoding c-type cytochrome biogenesis protein CcsB: protein MFDLEVISPILLWTAIAIYAAAFVAFAFDLARRSQLSADAASVREFELVGAGSGARGGKAAKGASTASDAAPQRFVMARIGTSLTALAFVFHLAATLTRGFAAGRVPWANLYEFAMMGTLLIVAVFLVVLTRVDLRFLGTFITGLVVILLGLAATNFYVDVSPLMDPLKSVWLVIHVFVASLGTAFFALAFSLSVIQLMQSRRERLISEGAEKTGPGFLRTFPGSERLESMAYRFTIIGFILWTFTLIAGSIWAYYAWSRFWGFDVKETWTFVIWVLYAGYIHARATRGWRGNPSAWLAIVGFSAVMFNFTIVNVFFKGLHAYSGLS from the coding sequence ATGTTCGACCTCGAAGTGATCTCGCCGATCCTGCTGTGGACGGCGATCGCGATCTACGCGGCGGCCTTCGTGGCCTTCGCCTTCGATCTCGCCCGCCGGTCGCAGTTGTCGGCCGATGCGGCGAGCGTCCGCGAGTTCGAACTCGTCGGTGCCGGCTCCGGAGCCCGAGGGGGCAAGGCGGCCAAGGGTGCCTCGACGGCATCCGACGCCGCACCGCAGCGTTTCGTGATGGCCCGGATCGGCACCTCGCTGACCGCTCTGGCCTTCGTCTTCCACCTCGCGGCCACGCTCACCCGTGGTTTCGCCGCCGGTCGTGTGCCCTGGGCCAACCTGTACGAATTCGCGATGATGGGCACGCTTCTGATCGTCGCGGTGTTCCTCGTGGTGCTGACGCGCGTCGATCTGCGCTTCCTCGGCACGTTCATCACCGGGCTCGTCGTGATCCTGCTCGGGCTCGCCGCCACGAACTTCTACGTCGACGTCTCGCCGCTGATGGACCCTCTCAAGAGCGTGTGGCTCGTCATCCACGTCTTCGTCGCGTCGCTCGGCACCGCGTTCTTCGCACTCGCCTTCTCCCTGTCGGTGATCCAGCTGATGCAGTCCCGCCGTGAGCGTCTGATCTCCGAGGGCGCCGAGAAGACGGGGCCCGGATTCCTCCGCACCTTCCCCGGCTCCGAGCGTCTCGAGAGCATGGCCTACCGGTTCACGATCATCGGGTTCATCCTCTGGACGTTCACGCTCATCGCCGGGTCGATCTGGGCCTACTACGCCTGGAGCCGCTTCTGGGGCTTCGACGTCAAGGAGACCTGGACGTTCGTGATCTGGGTGCTCTACGCCGGGTACATCCACGCACGTGCGACCCGTGGCTGGCGCGGCAACCCGTCAGCATGGCTCGCGATCGTCGGCTTCTCGGCCGTGATGTTCAACTTCACGATCGTGAACGTCTTCTTCAAGGGACTGCACGCCTATTCGGGCCTGAGCTAG
- a CDS encoding YhgE/Pip domain-containing protein: MTLPIERARSRKPITWLTILGILMLPAAVGGILVAALQNPTERLDSMTAAIVNLDEPVEIDGQLTPLGRQLASGLVEGSDDLDSNLTWVISNEDDAAEGLADGSYQAVITIPEDFSAAATSAGQAISDGGGDAEQATIKVTTPDDGLVADDLITSQIANVAASSMGTLLSEATTENILVGFTTIGDQIGDAADGAVKLASGARDAATGAAAIPDGATQLASGAAELGTGASSLASGLDTLASKTRDAAGGASTLGQGLTDGAAALSDQAEQMPALVGAIKTGTASATDAGTKSAALAQKLGEMAASCDPAVSGDLCAELATEAANAAAVAKSAGTASGYLTKVAPNIATLPSAFTTLATQMGQAGAGATTLADGLRQLASEGLDQSAAGARALSTGADQLSSGATELATGATELSTGLDTLATGTGDLAGGLRTASDSLPSFSDSESTSLASVIADPVASKGADGTTIFGPTAIPLLAAVVLWFGALASFLVMRAHTARTLTSRRSSAGLALRAFAPAAAIGAAQGLLVSLIVQIVASYDAGTWWAFAGIAVLAGIVFAAVNQALVAVFGGIGRWISALVGVLAIATGLISTVPGWLADLGAALPTAPAFTGLIAANGGAAAGLIVWGVLSLVATTLAVTLRRTTSTKAALATA, translated from the coding sequence ATGACCCTCCCCATCGAGCGCGCACGCTCACGCAAGCCCATCACGTGGCTGACCATCCTCGGCATCCTGATGCTGCCCGCGGCTGTCGGCGGCATCCTGGTCGCCGCGTTGCAGAATCCGACCGAGCGACTCGACTCGATGACCGCTGCGATCGTCAACCTCGACGAACCCGTCGAGATCGATGGACAGCTCACCCCCCTCGGACGCCAGCTCGCCTCTGGTCTCGTCGAGGGCTCGGACGACCTCGACTCGAACCTCACCTGGGTGATCTCGAACGAGGACGACGCTGCCGAGGGACTCGCCGACGGCTCCTACCAGGCGGTCATCACGATCCCCGAGGACTTCTCGGCGGCCGCGACCTCCGCGGGTCAGGCGATCTCGGACGGCGGTGGCGACGCCGAGCAGGCGACCATCAAGGTCACCACCCCCGATGACGGGCTCGTCGCCGACGACCTCATCACGAGCCAGATCGCGAACGTCGCGGCCTCGAGCATGGGCACGCTTCTCTCGGAGGCGACGACCGAGAACATCCTGGTGGGCTTCACGACGATCGGCGACCAGATCGGCGACGCGGCGGACGGAGCCGTGAAGCTGGCCAGCGGAGCACGGGATGCCGCGACGGGCGCCGCAGCCATCCCGGACGGGGCCACACAGCTGGCGTCGGGTGCCGCCGAACTCGGAACGGGAGCCTCGTCGCTCGCATCCGGTCTCGACACCCTCGCTTCGAAGACGCGCGATGCCGCCGGCGGCGCATCCACTCTCGGTCAGGGCCTGACCGACGGTGCGGCGGCGTTGAGCGACCAGGCGGAACAGATGCCGGCACTCGTCGGGGCCATCAAGACCGGTACCGCCTCGGCGACGGATGCGGGGACGAAGTCTGCCGCCCTGGCGCAGAAGCTCGGTGAGATGGCCGCGAGTTGCGACCCTGCCGTGTCGGGGGATCTCTGCGCAGAGCTGGCGACCGAGGCCGCGAACGCGGCGGCCGTCGCGAAGTCGGCGGGAACCGCCTCGGGCTACCTCACGAAGGTCGCGCCGAACATCGCGACCCTTCCCTCCGCATTCACCACTCTCGCCACGCAGATGGGCCAGGCAGGAGCCGGCGCGACGACGCTCGCCGACGGTCTGAGGCAGCTCGCCTCGGAGGGACTGGACCAGTCCGCCGCCGGTGCGCGTGCGCTGTCGACCGGAGCCGACCAGCTCTCCAGCGGTGCGACCGAACTCGCGACCGGCGCCACGGAACTCTCGACAGGGCTCGACACCCTCGCCACGGGAACCGGCGACCTCGCGGGTGGCCTGCGCACGGCATCCGATTCGCTCCCCTCGTTCAGCGACTCGGAGTCGACCTCACTCGCGTCTGTCATCGCCGACCCGGTCGCGTCGAAGGGCGCCGACGGCACGACGATCTTCGGCCCCACCGCGATCCCGCTTCTCGCCGCCGTCGTGCTGTGGTTCGGCGCTCTCGCCTCGTTCCTCGTGATGCGCGCCCACACCGCCCGCACACTGACGTCACGCCGCTCGTCGGCCGGACTCGCGCTGCGCGCGTTCGCGCCCGCCGCGGCGATCGGTGCGGCCCAGGGTCTGCTGGTCTCGCTCATCGTGCAGATCGTGGCGAGCTACGACGCCGGCACCTGGTGGGCGTTCGCGGGCATCGCCGTGCTCGCGGGCATCGTCTTCGCCGCCGTGAACCAGGCCCTGGTCGCGGTGTTCGGTGGCATCGGACGCTGGATCAGCGCGCTCGTCGGCGTACTCGCGATCGCGACCGGCCTGATCTCGACGGTGCCAGGGTGGCTCGCCGACCTCGGTGCGGCGTTGCCGACCGCTCCGGCCTTCACCGGGCTGATCGCCGCGAACGGAGGCGCCGCCGCCGGACTCATCGTGTGGGGCGTGCTGTCGCTCGTCGCGACGACACTGGCGGTCACGCTGCGGCGCACGACCTCGACGAAAGCGGCCCTCGCGACCGCCTGA
- a CDS encoding MMPL family transporter encodes MSTLLSSLGRWSYRHPWRVLVSWLLALGIAGAGALVLGAGTDNSFSIPGTESQAGLEQLNRSFPQVSGTSAQIIVVAADGDSITDDAYRNDIEDAVAELADLDDSVLSATSPFDEMVSGMINDDETAGIIRMQFDGQASDVSDKTQDDLRAVVSDLADELPAGSQTALGGDLFATSVPGVTLTEAVGLLIALLVLIVTFRSFVVAGLPLLTAILGVGISMAGIFAATAFATVSSTTPLLALMLGLAVGIDYALFIMARHQDQVREGVDPEESTARAVGTAGSAVVFAGVTVLIALIGLGFAGIPFLTTMGIAASAAVAVAVAIAVTLTPALLGFMKGRVAGRPRKAPKAKEGKPAPAPRRRFSERWVTGVTKRPILVSLAVVIGLGIVAVPALSLNLALPNAGVLPKDSEARQSYDLVGEEFGPGFNGPLILTGTIVTSTDPVTLMDDLGDAVAKIDGVKEVALSTPNETADTGIVQIIPETAADDPATADLVRELRSHHDEWLDEFGIDLKVTGFTAVGIDISDQLGNALLPFGIFVIGLSLVLLTIVFRSLWVPITAAAGYLLSIVAGFGVVGAVFEWGWFADLLHVAKVGPIISFMPIILMGVLFGLAMDYQVFLVSRMREDFVHDPEGKSPDRATRRAAALRAVRSGFTGSAKVVTAAGLIMFAVFVAFVPEGDSSLKPIALGLAAGIAIDAFLVRMTLIPALMAILGERAWEIPAWLEKILPSVDIEGEAVERERHLAAWPGDDSVVAADDLTIADAGIDGLHVRLAPGAAAVLTGSSPGALRALSLSIAGRVTPDDGRLRVAGHLLPGRAAWVRAHVGAVMITDAGDLSTDLSEALRGRPALVVIDGIDRLAPSERDQLAARLRDARRSTAVLLTALTPEIALDVLTDAGRGPADVIAIDAPAALASAPHSADESSESTEVTA; translated from the coding sequence GTGTCCACCCTCCTGTCTTCGCTCGGCCGCTGGTCGTACCGCCACCCGTGGCGCGTCCTCGTCTCCTGGCTCCTCGCGCTCGGCATCGCCGGGGCCGGCGCGCTCGTGCTCGGAGCGGGCACCGACAACTCCTTCTCGATCCCCGGAACCGAGTCCCAGGCCGGTCTCGAGCAGCTCAACCGGTCGTTCCCTCAGGTCAGCGGAACCAGTGCGCAGATCATCGTGGTCGCGGCTGACGGCGACTCCATCACCGACGACGCCTATCGGAACGACATCGAGGATGCCGTCGCCGAGCTCGCCGATCTCGACGACTCCGTGCTCTCGGCCACGTCGCCGTTCGATGAGATGGTCAGCGGCATGATCAACGACGACGAGACCGCCGGGATCATCCGCATGCAGTTCGACGGCCAGGCGAGCGACGTGTCGGACAAGACGCAGGACGACCTCCGGGCGGTCGTCTCCGATCTCGCCGACGAGCTCCCCGCAGGCTCCCAGACCGCGCTCGGCGGCGACCTCTTCGCGACGTCGGTCCCCGGAGTCACCCTCACCGAGGCCGTGGGTCTCCTCATCGCCCTGCTCGTGCTCATCGTGACGTTCCGCTCGTTCGTCGTCGCAGGGCTGCCGCTCCTCACCGCCATCCTCGGTGTGGGCATCTCGATGGCCGGCATCTTCGCGGCCACCGCCTTCGCCACCGTCTCGTCGACGACTCCCCTGCTCGCGCTCATGCTCGGGCTCGCGGTCGGCATCGACTATGCGCTGTTCATCATGGCCAGACATCAGGATCAGGTCCGCGAGGGTGTCGACCCCGAGGAGTCGACGGCCCGCGCCGTGGGCACCGCAGGCTCGGCCGTCGTGTTCGCCGGCGTCACGGTGCTCATCGCCCTGATCGGCCTCGGCTTCGCAGGCATCCCGTTCCTCACGACCATGGGCATCGCCGCATCGGCGGCCGTCGCCGTCGCCGTCGCGATCGCGGTCACCCTCACTCCTGCTCTGCTCGGCTTCATGAAGGGCCGCGTCGCAGGGCGCCCTCGCAAGGCACCGAAGGCGAAAGAGGGAAAGCCTGCTCCCGCCCCTCGCCGCCGCTTCAGCGAGCGCTGGGTGACCGGAGTGACCAAGCGCCCGATCCTCGTCTCTCTCGCCGTCGTCATCGGTCTCGGCATCGTCGCGGTGCCGGCGCTGAGCCTGAACCTCGCCCTGCCCAACGCCGGCGTGCTCCCCAAGGACTCCGAGGCCCGTCAGAGCTACGACCTCGTCGGCGAGGAGTTCGGCCCCGGTTTCAACGGCCCGCTGATCCTGACCGGCACGATCGTCACGTCCACCGATCCGGTGACCCTGATGGACGATCTCGGCGACGCAGTGGCCAAGATCGACGGCGTGAAGGAGGTCGCCCTCTCGACCCCGAACGAGACGGCCGACACCGGCATCGTGCAGATCATTCCCGAGACGGCGGCCGACGACCCGGCGACCGCGGATCTCGTGCGCGAGCTGCGATCGCACCACGACGAGTGGCTCGACGAGTTCGGCATCGACCTGAAGGTCACCGGTTTCACCGCCGTGGGGATCGACATCTCCGATCAGCTCGGAAACGCCCTGCTCCCCTTCGGCATCTTCGTGATCGGCCTGTCGCTGGTCCTGCTCACGATCGTGTTCCGCTCGCTCTGGGTGCCGATCACCGCCGCCGCCGGCTACCTGCTGTCGATCGTCGCCGGATTCGGCGTCGTCGGTGCGGTGTTCGAGTGGGGCTGGTTCGCCGATCTCCTGCACGTCGCGAAGGTCGGTCCGATCATCAGCTTCATGCCGATCATCCTGATGGGCGTGCTGTTCGGCCTCGCGATGGACTACCAGGTCTTCCTCGTGTCGCGCATGCGAGAGGACTTCGTGCACGACCCCGAGGGGAAGAGCCCCGATCGGGCGACCCGTCGCGCCGCTGCTCTGCGTGCCGTGCGCAGCGGCTTCACCGGATCGGCCAAGGTCGTGACGGCAGCCGGACTCATCATGTTCGCGGTGTTCGTGGCGTTCGTGCCCGAGGGCGACTCGTCGCTCAAGCCGATCGCGCTGGGCCTCGCCGCGGGTATCGCGATCGACGCGTTCCTCGTGAGAATGACGCTCATCCCCGCGCTGATGGCGATCCTCGGCGAGCGCGCCTGGGAGATCCCGGCGTGGCTGGAGAAGATCCTGCCCAGCGTCGACATCGAGGGCGAGGCGGTCGAGCGCGAGCGCCATCTGGCCGCGTGGCCCGGAGACGACTCGGTCGTCGCGGCCGACGACCTGACGATCGCGGATGCCGGCATCGACGGGCTCCACGTCCGCCTCGCTCCGGGTGCGGCCGCGGTGTTGACCGGATCATCACCCGGCGCGCTGCGCGCCCTGTCTCTGAGCATCGCAGGCCGCGTGACACCCGACGACGGTCGCCTCCGGGTGGCGGGCCACCTGCTTCCCGGCCGCGCCGCCTGGGTGCGCGCGCATGTCGGTGCGGTGATGATCACGGATGCGGGCGATCTGTCGACCGATCTGTCCGAGGCTCTGCGAGGACGCCCCGCCCTCGTCGTGATCGACGGCATCGATCGCCTGGCGCCCTCCGAGCGCGACCAGCTCGCCGCCCGCCTGCGCGATGCGCGCCGCTCGACCGCGGTGCTGCTGACCGCGCTCACTCCCGAGATCGCCCTCGATGTGCTCACGGACGCCGGGCGTGGCCCCGCGGACGTGATCGCCATCGACGCACCCGCCGCACTCGCTTCCGCGCCCCACAGCGCCGACGAATCCTCCGAATCGACCGAGGTGACCGCATGA
- a CDS encoding cytochrome c biogenesis CcdA family protein translates to MNPEAIIGSGALWLAIPVAMLAGLVSFLSPCVLPLVPGYLGFLGGAVTPRRAATTTDGTAVATVEAPPRSRLVLGVLLFILGFSLVFVSLTALGGLANVFLLQWGELVTRILGGVIILMGLVFLGLFGFAQRELRFHVDSKAGLIGAPLLGIALGIGWAPCLGPTLTAIFALSFNQGDPVRAGLLGLAYSLGLGIPFLLVALGFGWATKAIGFLRRHIRVVNVIGGVLLIVLGLLMVTGLWTDIMSRLTAVMNSVVLPL, encoded by the coding sequence GTGAACCCCGAAGCCATCATCGGATCGGGAGCCCTGTGGCTCGCGATCCCCGTCGCGATGCTCGCCGGCCTCGTGTCTTTCCTGTCGCCCTGTGTGCTGCCGCTGGTGCCCGGTTACCTCGGGTTCCTCGGGGGAGCTGTCACTCCGCGCCGTGCGGCGACCACCACGGACGGCACCGCCGTCGCGACGGTCGAGGCCCCTCCTCGCAGCCGACTCGTGCTCGGCGTCCTCCTCTTCATCCTCGGGTTCAGCCTCGTGTTCGTCTCGCTGACAGCACTCGGCGGGCTCGCCAACGTCTTCCTGCTGCAGTGGGGTGAGCTGGTGACGCGCATCCTCGGCGGCGTGATCATCCTGATGGGCCTCGTGTTCCTCGGCCTGTTCGGCTTCGCCCAGCGCGAGCTGCGCTTCCACGTCGACTCGAAGGCCGGGCTGATCGGCGCACCGCTGCTGGGCATCGCGCTCGGCATCGGTTGGGCGCCCTGCCTCGGCCCGACTCTCACCGCGATCTTCGCCCTCTCGTTCAACCAGGGAGACCCGGTGCGTGCCGGCCTGCTGGGCCTCGCGTACTCGCTCGGCCTCGGCATCCCCTTCCTCCTGGTCGCTCTCGGCTTCGGATGGGCGACCAAGGCCATCGGTTTCCTGCGCCGTCACATCCGCGTGGTCAACGTCATCGGCGGCGTGCTGCTGATCGTGCTCGGCCTGCTGATGGTGACCGGGCTCTGGACCGACATCATGTCGCGACTGACGGCGGTGATGAACAGTGTCGTCCTCCCGCTCTGA